ATCAAGGCGTGACCCTTGGAGCCAAAAGCTTTCCCAAGGACGGGCAAGGCAGGCTCGTCAAGGGAGGCGCACGCCATCCGGTGGTCGAAAACGACGTGGTGATCTATTCCGGGGCAACCGTGCTCGGGCGCATCACCATCGGCCAGGGGGCAGTCATTGGCGGCAATGTCTGGGTGACAACCGATCTGCCGCCGGGGGCGCGCATCTCACAGCAGCGCCCCCTGGGCGTGCCGCTTGTGGATGGCGGCGGGATCTGACTGTGAGCCCTGTTTCTTTAAAGATCTGGATCGAGTGGTTTGATTTGGAGTGGACATTGGCAGGCTAAAAATTTCTTTTTGCAATAATTATATTGTACTAACAGTATTTTCCGAGACACGGGGGCGGTCTTTGTGATTGATTTCTCAAATAACGCTTGTGCGTGCTCCGGGCCGGGCGTATCCCGGAGTTGCTGGGCCGCCGTGCGCTGCGGATCGTCCTGAGTAGGGGATTCGGATCTTGCGGCAAGGCCCGGGCGTGTGGGGAGATCGGCCGGTCCTGGCAGAAACGAACGTAACAACCAACGCCCCCTCGTGTCACGTACAGTGACCGGACACCCGTCCCTTGGTGGGGCGAAGGCCTGATCATCGAGACCCGGACTCGCGGAGACCGCCCGCCCGGGGCCCGGACGCCGCACGAGATCGCCGGACGCAAACCCGGCGGACGACGGCAGCCGCCCGTCGGCGACTTGGGGACACCCCCGAGGAGTCGGTCATGAGTCTGATGGATATCGGCGCCATAGCTGGCGCACTGGTGTTTCTGGCCCTGCTTGGCACGCTCGTTTACAAGATGAGTCTGCGGCACTGAGGCCGTTTCCGCTGGGCATGCTGCATTGACGGGCGTCCATCCCCATGGGGATGGACGCCCGCATTGTTTGGGCCAGCCTCGCGTCACGGGTTCATGGCCAACGATGCATCCTGTTCGGCGAGAAAGACCGCATAGCCACGTTTCAGGTACAGGGTGGAGAACAGGTACACGGCCCCTGCAGCGGTCGTGAGAGAAGTGATATCCCGAAATTCCTGGCCGCAGGACAGGGCCTTGAGGGCTGCCTTGATGGTTTCCGGGGCCAGCTCGAAGGGTGATTTCTCGAAGAGATCCACCGGCACGGGCCGTGGGTAATCCCGGGAATTCGACCGAATTTCCTCAGCCAACAGCACTTCGACGGCATCTTTGTGGTCCAGGATGCGGGCGTACGTGCGACTGAGCAGCGCCAGATCGTGGTATAAAGTACGGCCGGACAGACTTTCAAATGATGCGATGCCAGACAGACCGGACACAACCGCAGCCACCCGCAGGCACGGATCAGCCTCCGGCGGCGCTTCAAGGCGCTCGGCGAAACCGCGCGCCAGAAGTTGATCCAAGATTTCATCGGCAGCGATCAGGCGCGTGGCGGCGCTGGCCTCCCGGACCGTTTCGAGGGCCGCTCGGGCCAGGTCGTCCTCGTCGGCTTCGCTCATTTCTCTGCCTTCGGCGTCAACCCGGCCGCGTCAAGGGCCTCGCCCACGTCCGCGAGCCCAAGTTCAGCATACCGGGCCTTGCCGGGCGCTCCCGTTTTTTGGTCCCAGCCCATGACCTCATAAAAGAAATCCATGGCCCGGGCGATGTCGTCCGGGTCCATGCGGATGCTCCCTTTGGTAAACGGCGCGGCGCCGTTTTGGTCCTTAAAGACCCAGGGCGGCACGAGGTCGTGGGCGGCACGCATGTCCACCTGCCCCATGTCCCGAATGGTCAGCGCCCGGTGGAGGGTGAAGATCCGTTCTCCGGCCCGGTCCAGTTCCTCCCGATCCATGGCCTGCCCGGTGGCCAGACTCAGGAACTTCGACTCCAGACTGTCGTCCCCGGCATAGCCGCGCTCTTGCAAGGGGGAGGCTGCCCAGGGACCCATCCAATTGCACACCCCCAGCGCGTCATGTAATTCCTTGCGCACAAGCGACCATTTGGCCCGTTTGGCTTTGTGCACGTTGGCGGGCGTGTAGTCTCCGGGGGCGTCCAAGGCGTCGGGCGAACCCCAGATGGCGGCGGCCAGTTTTTTCTGCACATCCAGGGGCAGGCCGTTTCGCACGAAGTTCGTGTGGGAGTGGCACTGGGCATCCCGGTTGTACTGGGTGTTGATGATCACGCCGCACTGGCCGTCGTCCTCGTTGGCATGGTGCTTGGGATGGCCCATCTTCCAATAGGTCGTGGTATGGTCCTCGGCCCACTGTGCCTCGGGGATGGACCAGTGGTCGAAAATCGCGCCCGTGCCCCGGCTTAAGACCTCCCCGAGTTCGCCCTGGCGGTTGGCGATGCGGGGGATCAAATCGAGCAGGAAGGCCGGATCGGCGTTGTCGTACTTGTCCCAGGGGATGGAGGCGTATTCCTTGGACCCGAGCCGGGCCTTGAGATAGCCGCCCTCGTAGAGCTTGCGCAGATCGCGTTGCAGCTGGCCGTAGTTGGACCACAAGCCCAGGTCGTCGGCCAGATGCATGCCCACCATACAGGCCTCTATGGCGACCTCGCTGTTTTTCTTGCCGGCGAGCTGCGTAAAGAACGACCGGCCGAACATGAGCGCGACGCAGGTGTTTTGGCCTGTGTCCGGGATGCCGTACTTGGTGGTCACCGACGGCATCTTGAGCATGGTGTGGCAGCGGATGGGGCAGGCCGTGCAGCCATTGCCGCGCACGGTGTATTTCCAGGCCTCGTCGCCCAGGAAATAGGCCGCGCTGTTGGTGCGGTAGGCGATACGGTTCGGGTCGTGGATGTTGCCGTTGATTTCGACGGGCGGTTTCGCCGCGCCCCAGCGCTTGCCGGGCTGGCCGATCCAGCGGGAGGCCGGATTGTAGTATTCGGCCTGGGGCGTGGGAAAACTCGGCACGACGTGCTGGTTGTTGCCGCCCAGAATGGAGAGATGGAACTTGATCAGCTTCTCCCAAGCGGCTTTGTCCCCGGCGATGCGCACAGCACCACTGCCCTGGACGGCCACGGCCTTGAGGTTTTTGCCGCCCATCACCCCGCCCACCCCGCCGGCCGAGTGGGAGACGGAATTGACCACCATGCCCATGGGGGCCTGGTTTTCCCCGGTCTGGCCGATGGCCGCCACCACGCAGTCCGGCCCCATCTCCTGGCTGAGTTCCTGGGTGGTCCGGCGGATGCCCGTGCCCCACAAATGCCTGGCGTCGCGTATTTCCACCTGGGCGTCGCGGATCATGAGCCACACGGGTTTTTCGGCCTTGCCCTCCACAATCAGAGCGTCGTAGCCGGCGTATTTGAGCTTGGCCGCGAAATGGCCGCCCATGTGTCCCGACCCGACCAGCGGCTTGGGCCAGCAGGTGGGAAAGATGGTGGTCACGGTGGCGCGTCCGTTGCACGGCACGCTCGTGCCGACCAGCGCCCCGGCGGCGAAGGTCAGCTTGTTGGCCGGATCGAAGGGGCCGGTCCCGGCCGGGACCTCGTCCCAGAGCACCCTGTAGCCTATCCCGGCTCCGCCGAGCAGCGTCGCATAGCGCTCGAGCGTCTCCTCGGCGCTGATTTTCCCCGTAGAAAGATCCACGCGCAAGACCTTGCCGACAAACCCGCCGCTGCGTACGGCCATGAGAGACTCCTTGCCCCGGTGAAGGGTTATTTCGCGGACCTCGTGCCGGCGGGGACATGGCAATCCAGGCAGGCCTTGGCCTTTTCCGGGGCAGTCACGGACAGGGTGGCCCGGCTCGGGCTTCCGTCACGGGTGAGGTCCCGCCAGGGCACATAGCGAAGGGCCGCGGCCGGACAGGCCTCCACGCATTTGGGGCTGCCGTGGCACAGGAAGCATTTCGTGGCCACCCCGGCTTCTTCGTCGAAGGAGAGCATGCCCCAGGGGCAAGCCTGCTGGCACAGGCGACAGCCCACGCACAGGGCGGCATCGACCACGCGGGCCCCGGTTTTCGGATCGGATATGATGGCGTCTTGGGGACAGGCCGTGGCGCAGGGAACGGGATGCGGACATTGGCGGCACACGCCCTGGATCACCAGCCCGTCGCCCCAGTCCCCGTGCATGCCGACGCCGCCCGTGGGGCCGGCGAGGCCGAAATTGAGGACCCGGGCGATCTTGATGCGGGCCAGGGACGGCTGCGCCCGGCCGTCGTTGAATTCCGTGCAGGCCAGCTCGCAACGCTGGCAGCCCACGCAGCGGGTGGGATCGGCCAGGATGATTCCTTGGGCGTTGTCCAGGATCACCAGCGGGGCGTTCTCGCCAAAGGCCTCGCCAAGGTTCAGGAAGGCCAGGGCAGAGAGGGCGCAGGCGGACAGCTTGAGAAATCCCCGGCGGGTCAGCTCGGCCTCCAATCCGGAGGCCTTGGCTGCTTGCTCGATCCATTCCGACGAGATGCTGCGGATCCTGTGCATATCGCGCCTCCCGTA
This DNA window, taken from Desulfovibrio sp. TomC, encodes the following:
- a CDS encoding aldehyde ferredoxin oxidoreductase, with translation MAVRSGGFVGKVLRVDLSTGKISAEETLERYATLLGGAGIGYRVLWDEVPAGTGPFDPANKLTFAAGALVGTSVPCNGRATVTTIFPTCWPKPLVGSGHMGGHFAAKLKYAGYDALIVEGKAEKPVWLMIRDAQVEIRDARHLWGTGIRRTTQELSQEMGPDCVVAAIGQTGENQAPMGMVVNSVSHSAGGVGGVMGGKNLKAVAVQGSGAVRIAGDKAAWEKLIKFHLSILGGNNQHVVPSFPTPQAEYYNPASRWIGQPGKRWGAAKPPVEINGNIHDPNRIAYRTNSAAYFLGDEAWKYTVRGNGCTACPIRCHTMLKMPSVTTKYGIPDTGQNTCVALMFGRSFFTQLAGKKNSEVAIEACMVGMHLADDLGLWSNYGQLQRDLRKLYEGGYLKARLGSKEYASIPWDKYDNADPAFLLDLIPRIANRQGELGEVLSRGTGAIFDHWSIPEAQWAEDHTTTYWKMGHPKHHANEDDGQCGVIINTQYNRDAQCHSHTNFVRNGLPLDVQKKLAAAIWGSPDALDAPGDYTPANVHKAKRAKWSLVRKELHDALGVCNWMGPWAASPLQERGYAGDDSLESKFLSLATGQAMDREELDRAGERIFTLHRALTIRDMGQVDMRAAHDLVPPWVFKDQNGAAPFTKGSIRMDPDDIARAMDFFYEVMGWDQKTGAPGKARYAELGLADVGEALDAAGLTPKAEK
- a CDS encoding 4Fe-4S dicluster domain-containing protein, producing the protein MHRIRSISSEWIEQAAKASGLEAELTRRGFLKLSACALSALAFLNLGEAFGENAPLVILDNAQGIILADPTRCVGCQRCELACTEFNDGRAQPSLARIKIARVLNFGLAGPTGGVGMHGDWGDGLVIQGVCRQCPHPVPCATACPQDAIISDPKTGARVVDAALCVGCRLCQQACPWGMLSFDEEAGVATKCFLCHGSPKCVEACPAAALRYVPWRDLTRDGSPSRATLSVTAPEKAKACLDCHVPAGTRSAK